One region of Corvus hawaiiensis isolate bCorHaw1 chromosome 12, bCorHaw1.pri.cur, whole genome shotgun sequence genomic DNA includes:
- the GSE1 gene encoding genetic suppressor element 1 isoform X4, with translation MSHEPKSPSLGMLSTATRTTATVSPLTPSPLNGSIVPNGSPAASSTLSVQAAPSSSFAAALRKLAKQAEEPRGSSLSSESSPVSSPATNHSSPASTPKRGPMGPIIVPPGGHSVPSTPPVVTIAPTKTVNGVWRSEGRQQEAGSRGSSSSAGRERLISEPPLTQEKAGGPTVPSHLLGTPYSFGLPPSSVVQDSRFPPLNLQRPVHHVVPPSAVTEDYLRSFRPYHTAEDLRMSSLPPLGLDPATAAAYYHPSYLTHHPFPHPAFRMDESYCLSALRSPFYPLPAPGSLPPLHPSAMHLHLSGVRYPPELSHSSLSALQSERISSLAAERLQMDEELRQREREREKEREREADREREKEREREREREKELEREREKERERELERQRERAREKELSMVKAMEGPFLPVAELHGLRGHPAEERGKPVEPLAPGRADKLKDSVLPTPKPIQHPLHPPPGSHHPVPSLIPNHSVFPLPGSSAATALLIHRTNEEEKWLARQRRLRQEKEDRQSQVSEFRQQVLEQHLDIGRAPSQAEPEHRPEHPRLGSSRHEPSSREPGQHFGGPPPLISPKPQHHPVTTSLWNPVSLMESPPDPPRRLPEPHALHSHPAPFEPSRQGIPLVKVERVFCPEKLEEGPRKRDALEKYPPGREPGAPEHGAFTHTPFLAELEKSTQSILSQQRAPATPFPEATKPSSPYRAPQPRAQDPMYIYDEFVQQHRRLVSKLDLEERRRREAREKGYYYDLDDSCDDSDEEEVRAHLRCVAEQPPLKLDTSSEKLEFLQLFGLTTQQQKEELLSQKRRKRRRMLRERSPSPPTVQNKRRTPSPRLPLSTRYSPDEMNNSPNFEEKKRFLTIFNLTHISAEKRKASHAADKEKLVEMLQAMKQKTTPAAVVVKSSPRDSPGAPSTEPPVPPLLLDLDKPVGIAVSVPEVPKAAEASRLEQLRAQEPPRPKESGTAPEKPRLSDGHPGKKALSILSYVRGPLPKDIPVPLSHSMNGKSKPWEPFIAEEFAHQFHESVLQSTQKALQKHKGGTAALTAEQNHKLDASIHYNIPELQASTRLAGPPHNGTAEGPLRPLPALPRDSASEEEEEEEEEEEEEEEDYPRPKWQGIEAIFAAYQEHIEEQNLERQVLQTQCRRLEAQHYTLSLTAEQLSHSMAELRTQKQKMVSERERLQAELDHLRKCLALPAMQWSRGYFKGYPR, from the exons GGTCCTCACTGAGCAGCGAGTCGTCCCCGGTGTCCTCGCCGGCCACCAACCACAGCTCCCCCGCCAGCACGCCCAAGCGTGGCCCCATGGGCCCCATCATCGTGCCCCCGGGGGGGCACAGCGTGCCCAGCACGCCGCCCGTCGTCACCATCGCCCCCACCAAGACGGTCAACGGGGTCTGGAGGAGCGAGGGCAGACAG CAGGAAGCAGGGTCgcgaggcagcagcagcagcgccggcCGCGAGCGCCTCATCTCGGAGCCCCCCCTGACGCAGGAGAAAGCAGGGGGTCCCACTGTGCCCTCCCACCTCCTGGGGACACCCTACTCCTTCGGGCTGCCCCCCAGCTCTGTGGTCCAGGACTCCCGCTTCCCGCCTCTCAA CCTGCAGCGGCCCGTGCACCACGTGGTGCCTCCCAGCGCGGTGACCGAGGATTACCTGCGGAGCTTCCGTCCCTACCACACGGCCGAGGATCTCCGCATGTCCTCCCTGCCGCCCCTTGGCCTCGACCCGGCCACTGCCGCCGCCTACTACCACCCCAGCTACCTGACACATCACCCCTTCCCTCATCCTGCCTTCAG GATGGATGAGTCGTACTGCCTGTCGGCACTGCGGTCCCCCTTCTACCCGCTGCCAGCGCCGGGCTCGCTGCCCCCCCTGCACCCCTCGGCCATGCACCTGCACCTCTCGGGGGTCCGGTACCCCCCCGAGCTCTCCCActcctccctctctgccctgcAGTCCGAGCGCATCTCCAGCCTTGCTGCCGAGAG GCTGCAGATGGACGAGGAGCTGCGGCagagggagcgggagcgggagaaggagcgggagcgagaaGCCGACCGGGAGCGGGAgaaggagcgggagcgggagcgggagcgtgAGAAGGAGCTGGAGCGCGAGCGGGAGAAGGAGCGGGAACGGGAGCTGGAGAGGCAGCGGGAGCGTGCCCGGGAGAAGGAGCTGAGCATGGTGAAAGCCATGGAGGGGCCCTTCCTCCCCGTGGCGGAGCTGCACGGGCTGCGGGGGCACCCGGCCGAGGAGCGGGGCAAGCCGGTGGAGCCGCTGGCGCCCGGCAGAGCAG ACAAACTCAAGGACTCGGTGCTGCCCACGCCGAAGCCCATCCAGCACCCTCTGCACCCGCCACCGGGCTCCCACCACCCCGTGCCCAGCCTCATCCCCAACCACAGCGTGTTCCCGCTGCCCGGGAGCAGCGCGGCCACGGCGCTGCTCATCCACCGCACCAACGAGGAGGAGAAGTGGCTGGCCCGGCAGCGCCGGCTGCGCCAGGAGAAGGAGGATCGGCAGTCCCAAGTCTCGGAGTTCCGGCAACaagtgctggagcagcacctggaCATAGGGCGTGCCCCAAGCCAAGCTGAGCCCGAGCACCGGCCCGAGCACCCCAG gtTGGGATCGAGCCGCCACGAGCCGAGCAGCCGGGAGCCGGGGCAGCACTTTGGCGGGCCCCCACCCCTCATCTCCCCCAAGCCCCAGCACCACCCTGTCACCACGTCCCTCTGGAACCCCGTCTCGCTGATGGAGAGCCCCCCCGACCCTCCCCGGCGCCTCCCTGAGCCCCACGCCCTCCACAGCCACCCGGCACCCTTCGAGCCCAGCCGCCAGGGCATCCCGCTGGTGAAGGTGGAGAGGGTCTTCTGCCCGGAGAAGCTGGAGGAGGGGCCGAGGAAGAGGGATGCTCTGGAGAAATACCCCCCGGGACGGGAGCCCGGCGCCCCGGAGCACGGGGCCTTCACCCACACCCCCTTCCTAGCTGAGCTGGAAAAGTCCACTCAGAGCATCCTGAGCCAGCAGAGAGCCCCGGCCACCCCGTTCCCCGAGGCCACCAAGCCCAGTTCGCCCTACCgggccccccagccccgcgcccAGGACCCCATGTACATCTACGACGAGTTTGTGCAGCAGCACCGCAGGCTGGTCAGCAAACTGGACCTGGAGGAGCGCCGGCGGCGGGAGGCCCGCGAGAAAG ggTACTACTATGACCTGGATGACTCCTGTGACGACAGCGACGAGGAGGAGGTGCGGGCCCATCTCCGCTGCGTGGCTGAGCAGCCCCCGCTGAAGCTGGACACGTCCTCTGAG AAGCTGGAGTTCCTGCAGCTCTTCGGCCTCACCAcgcagcagcagaaggaggaaCTGCTGAGCCAGAAGCGGCGCAAGCGGCGGCGGATGCTGCGGGAGCGGAGCCCCTCTCCGCCCACGGTGCAGAACAAGCGCCGCACGCCCTCCCCGCGCCTCCCGCTCTCCACCCGCTACAGCCCCGACGAGATGAACAACAGCCCCAACTTCGAGGAGAAGAAGCGCTTCCTCACCATCTTCAACCTCACGCACATCAGCGCCGAGAAGAGGAAAG CTTCCCATGCCGCAGACAAGGAGAAGCTGgtggagatgctccaggccaTGAAGCAGAAGACCACGCCGGCCGCCGTGGTGGTGAAGAGCTCCCCGCGGGACAGCCCCGGTGCCCCCAGCACCG AGCCGCCGGTGCCGCCGCTCCTGCTGGACCTGGATAAACCCGTGGGCATCGCCGTGTCCGTGCCAGAGGTGCCGAAGGCGGCGGAAGCGTCCAGGTTAGAGCAGCTGAGAGCCCAGGAGCCACCGAGGCCCAAGGAGTCGGGCACGGCACCGGAGAAGCCCCGGCTGAGTGATGGGCACCCCGGGAAGAAGGCTCTGAGCATCCTCAGCTACGTCAGGGGTCCCCTCCCCAAGGACATCCCGGTGCCGCTGTCCCACAGCATGAACGGCAAGAGCAAGCCCTGGGAACCCTTCATTGCCGAGGAGTTTGCCCACCAGTTCCACGAGTCGGTGCTGCAGTCCAcgcagaaggctctgcagaaGCACAAAG GGGGGACGGCGGCGCTGACGGCGGAGCAGAACCACAAACTGGACGCCTCCATCCACTACAACATCCCCGAGCTGCAGGCGTCCACCCGCCTGGCCGGGCCCCCGCACAACGGCACAGCCGAGGGGCCGCTCCGGCCACTGCCCGCCCTGCCCCGGGACTCcgcctctgaggaggaggaagaggaggaggaggaggaggaggaagaggaggaagattaCCCCAGGCCCAAGTGGCAAGGGATCGAGGCAATTTTTGCAGCTTACCAGGAACATATAGAAG AACAAAACCTGGAGCGCCAGGTGCTGCAGACACAGTGCCGGCGGCTGGAGGCCCAGCACTACACCCTGAGCCTGACGGCCGAGCAGCTGTCACACAGCATGGCG GAGCTGAGGACCCAGAAGCAGAAGATGGTGTCGGAGCGGGAGCGCCTGCAAGCCGAGCTGGATCACCTGCGGAAGTGCCTTGCCTTGCCTGCAATGCAGTGGTCTAGGGGTTATTTCAAGGGGTATCCCAGGTGA
- the GINS2 gene encoding DNA replication complex GINS protein PSF2: MEPAEVEFLAEKELVTIVPNFSLDRIHLIGGDLGPFNPGLPVEVPVWLAINLKQRQKCRLIPPEWMDVGKLEEIRDQERKKDTFTPMPSPYYMELTKLLLNYASDNIPRADEIRTLVKDTWDTRMAKLRLSADSFVRQQEAHAKLDNLTLMEINTTGTFLTQALDHMYKLRTNLQPGESSHSQDF; the protein is encoded by the exons ATGGAGCCAGCCGAGGTGGAGTTCCTGGCCGAGAAGGAGCTGGTGACGATCGTGCCCAACTTCAGCCTCGACCGGATTCACCTCATCGGG GGAGATCTGGGTCCCTTCAATCCTGGTTTGCCGGTGGAAGTGCCTGTGTGGTTGGCCATTAATCTGAAGCAGAGGCAGAAGTGCCGGCTCATTCCCCCAGAATGGATGGATGTTG GGAAACTGGAGGAAATCCGGGATCAGGAGCGCAAAAAGGACACCTTCACTCCGATGCCCAGCCCCTACTACATGGAACTCaccaagctgctgctgaactA tgcctctgACAACATCCCCAGGGCGGACGAGATCCGGACGCTGGTGAAGGACACGTGGGACACGCGCATGGCCAAGCTGCGGCTGTCCGCGGACAGCTTCGTGCGGCAGCAGGAGGCTCACGCCAAG CTGGATAACTTAACCCTGATGGAGATCAACACCACCGGGACTTTCCTTACCCAAGCCTTGGATCACATGTACAAGCTCCGGACTAACCTCCAGCCTGGCGAGAGCTCCCACTCCCAGGATTTCtga